From one Rhodamnia argentea isolate NSW1041297 chromosome 1, ASM2092103v1, whole genome shotgun sequence genomic stretch:
- the LOC115753295 gene encoding ubiquitin carboxyl-terminal hydrolase 2-like, translating into MGKKAKKKGRTPIREKPVANHIQKTVPPQNVAENEIAKGHPVQNESKTCAHLEKGFDLNAFSVKIRSSELLKCEDCREGVADRRGNKGKGKQGKKKKGGASTNSKSESRAIWVCLECGHYACGGVGFPTTSQSHAVQHARQTHHPLAIQLEKPSLRWCFPCSAPIPIDKSQENGEQQDDPLAEAVKLIKGRFMQAPSVDIEDVWFGSGSVTSEVNLTSSVSSCSDGRGAYVVRGMANLGNTCFFNSVVQNLLALDRLKDYLGKLDTTVGPLTISLKKLFSEVKMENGVKNVINPRSLFGCICSKAPQFRGYQQHDSHELLRCLLDVLSAEEFDVKKQSKLPQEGGVPHNQNVTFVNAVFGGQISSTVCCVVCGYCSTVYEPFLDLSLPVPTKKSPPKKNQPISRAKKAKILPKKGSRIRPKINKDSESITAHSVSSASASAQSTTHPIDTVASSSDSRIETSSGSGAAVDDRVTFPPDHLAIKDHDNTPLSGKETDTIAASTEEFTWIDYLDPGVQIFQKELEQHAVPADDPAWLDYLDSQPSSSEINFYSQDNGCRQVQGDGVADVADHGSQKYHFLRDSVNEATDITEEISSRNSWEDETPLQVQDSEVLLLPYEENTSTTGDITREGVTCSMAYTQDESEFDGFGDMFNEPDVVYGPVAGPSLGGDNFQTNEVADSGLMAGNSSESDPGEVDNSDSPISIESCLTDFTKGELLSNDNAWDCEKCSKTLRQQQLESKKKKQENCVASLCTYGFETGSQIISADSSSVSFCPAEAQKFSNGSSENDDHSVDTNHKEVILQNGKLDIPCHVSSSDQATGSCAGHEPSCTGTIMGKLRQVNPVLATKCEMEIVDKEADSGAVKVKRDATKRVLIHKAPPILTIHLKRFSQDARGRLSKLNGHVIFRETIDLRPFMNTRGEEKEKCVYRLTGVVEHMGTMRGGHYVAYIRGGEKSKNGAGASVWYHASDAYVHEVTIEEVLRCEAYILFYEII; encoded by the exons ATGGGAaagaaagcgaagaagaagGGCAGGACCCCTATTAGGGAAAAGCCGGTTGCTAACCATATTCAGAAAACTGTGCCCCCACAAAACGTTGCTGAGAATGAGATTGCCAAAGGCCATCCAGTTCAGAATGAGAGTAAAACCTGTGCCCACCTGGAAAAGGGTTTTGATTTGAATGCTTTCTCTGTGAAGATCAGATCTTCTGAATTGTTAAAGTGCGAGGATTGTAGAGAAGGTGTAGCTGATAGGAGAGGGAATAAGGGAAAGGGTAAacaggggaagaagaagaaaggtggTGCTTCAACAAACTCAAAGTCCGAGTCCAGAGCCATATGGGTTTGCTTGGAGTGTGGGCATTATGCCTGTGGAGGGGTCGGTTTTCCGACAACTTCTCAAAGTCATGCTGTTCAGCATGCAAGGCAAACACACCACCCGTTGGCAATCCAACTTGAAAAGCCTAGCCTTCGGTGGTGCTTTCCATGCAGTGCACCAATCCCGATTGATAAAAGTCAGGAAAATGGCGAACAACAGGACGATCCGCTTGCAGAAGCCGTGAAGCTAATTAAAGGGCGGTTTATGCAAGCGCCATCTGTAGATATTGAAGATGTTTGGTTTGGAAGTGGCAGTGTTACCAGCGAAGTGAATTTGACAAGCAGTGTCTCCAGCTGTTCAGACGGAAGAGGTGCTTATGTGGTAAGAGGAATGGCTAATCTTGGGAATACTTGCTTTTTTAATTCAGTTGTGCAAAATCTTTTAGCCTTGGATAGGCTAAAAGATTATCTTGGGAAGCTGGACACAACTGTTGGACCTCTCACTATTTCGTTGAAAAAACTTTTTTCAGAAGTAAAGATGGAAAATGGAGTGAAAAATGTGATTAACCCAAGATCCTTATTTGGATGTATCTGTTCCAAGGCTCCTCAGTTTAGAGGATATCAGCAGCATGACAGTCATGAATTGCTCCGTTGCTTACTGGATGTGTTGTCAGCTGAGGAGTTTGACGTGAAAAAACAGTCAAAACTTCCCCAAGAGGGTGGAGTTCCCCATAATCAGAATGTGACTTTTGTCAACGCTGTCTTTGGGGGCCAGATATCAAGCACCGTTTGCTGTGTTGTTTGTGGGTACTGCTCTACTGTGTATGAGCCATTCCTAGATCTCTCATTGCCTGTTCCCACCAAGAAATCTCCACCTAAAAAGAACCAGCCTATTTCTCGagcaaagaaagcaaaaataCTGCCGAAAAAAGGTTCACGGATACGGCCAAAGATTAACAAAGATTCAGAATCCATTACAGCTCATAGTGTTTCCAGTGCATCAGCGAGTGCACAATCTACCACACATCCTATAGACACTGTTGCTTCATCAAGTGATTCTAGGATTGAAACTTCTTCTGGCTCAGGTGCTGCAGTTGATGACAGAGTTACTTTTCCACCAGATCACTTGGCTATCAAAGACCATGATAACACACCTCTCTCTGGAAAAGAGACAGACACAATAGCTGCTTCTACCGAAGAGTTTACATGGATAGATTACCTTGATCCTGGGGTTCAGATCTTTCAGAAAGAGTTGGAGCAGCATGCTGTTCCAGCCGATGATCCGGCATGGTTGGACTATCTTGATTCACAACCATCATCAagtgaaattaatttttactcACAAGATAATGGGTGTAGACAGGTCCAGGGAGATGGTGTTGCAGATGTGGCTGATCATGGCTCACAAAAATATCACTTTTTAAGGGATAGTGTTAATGAAGCAACTGATATAACAGAGGAAATATCTTCCAGAAATTCCTGGGAAGATGAGACACCATTGCAGGTCCAAGATTCTGAAGTCCTGTTGCTTCCATATGAAGAAAACACGTCAACTACGGGCGACATCACTAGAGAAG GTGTGACATGTTCGATGGCCTACACACAAGACGAATCAGAATTTGATGGCTTTGGTGACATGTTCAATGAGCCTGATGTTGTTTATGGGCCTGTTGCCGGTCCTTCTTTAGGTGGTGATAATTTTCAGACAAATGAAGTTGCAGACTCTGGTTTGATGGCTGGAAACAGCAGCGAGTCTGATCCTGGGGAAGTTGATAATTCAGATTCCCCTATATCCATTGAGAGTTGTTTGACTGACTTCACTAAGGGGGAACTTCTTTCTAATGATAATGCTTGGGACTGTGAGAAATGTTCAAAAACTCTGCGACAACAGCAGCTTGaatccaagaagaagaagcaggaaaATTGTGTAGCAAGCTTATGCACCTATGGATTTGAGACAGGAAGCCAAATCATTTCAGCTGATTCAAGTTCAGTATCCTTCTGTCCAGCTGAGGCCCAAAAGTTTAGCAATGGAAGTAGCGAAAATGATGATCACTCCGTCGACACTAATCACAAAGAAGTTATCCTTCAAAATGGGAAGCTCGATATACCATGTCATGTGAGCTCAAGTGATCAAGCCACTGGGTCTTGTGCAGGTCATGAACCTAGTTGTACTGGAACGATTATGGGAAAACTTCGACAGGTCAATCCCGTGTTGGCTACAAAATGCGAAATGGAGATAGTTGACAAAGAAGCAGATTCAGGAGCTGTGAAAGTGAAGAGGGATGCAACTAAAAGGGTCCTCATACACAAAGCTCCACCAATCCTTACCATTCACTTAAAAAGATTCAGCCAGGATGCTCGGGGTCGTCTAAGTAAATTGAATGGTCATGTCATTTTCAGAGAAACAATTGATCTGAGACCATTTATGAATACGAG GggggaggagaaagaaaagtgtGTCTATCGTCTCACTGGTGTTGTGGAGCACATGGGGACCATGCGTGGGGGCCACTACGTCGCCTACATTCGCGGAGGTGAGAAGAGCAAAAATGGAGCCGGGGCTTCCGTGTGGTATCATGCCAGTGATGCGTATGTGCATGAAGTTACGATAGAAGAAGTTCTTCGCTGTGAGGCATATATCTTATTTTATGAGATAATTTGA